In Nevskia ramosa DSM 11499, the DNA window GCTGCGCATTTCGTCATTCGTCCGCCCGAACTGGTCACCGAGCAGGTCTCGGTCGACGGCACCCGCAAGTGGGTGCTGAAGCTCGAGCAGGCCCTCGGAGAAAAACCCGGCAAGCCGGTGACGATGATCGAAACCGTCTACATCCCGGAAGCCAATCGCGGCACCTTGTGCATTTCCTCGCAGGCAGGTTGCGCGATGGATTGCTCGTTCTGCTCGACCGCCCAGGGCGGCTTTTCGCGGAACATGAGCACGGCCGAGATCGTTGCCCAGGTCTGGTTCGCCGGCAAGACGCTCGGTGGCGATTTCCAGAACGAACGCGTCATTTCCAACGTCGTGTTCATGGGCATGGGCGAGCCGCTCGCCAACTACAACAACGTGCTGCCGGCGATCCGGATTCTGCTCGACGACTTCGGCTTCGGTCTGTCCAAGCGCCGGGTCACGGTGTCGACGTCCGGCCTGGTGCCGTTCATCGATCGCCTTGGTGGTGATGTCGACACCGCGCTGGCGATCTCGCTGCACGCGGCCAACGACAAGCTGCGCGACCAGCTGGTGCCGATCAACAAGAAGTATCCGATTGCCGAATTGATGGAGGCCTGCAAGCGGTATCTCGCAGGCAAGGATCGCAAGTCGCACATCATCTACGAGTACGTGATGCTCGACGGCGTCAACGACCAGCCCGAACACGCCCGCGAACTCGCCAGGTTGCTCAACAGCCAGGGTCAGGCGGCGAAGGTCAATCTGATTCCGTTCAACCCGTTTCCGGAAGCGCGCTACAAGCGCTCGACGCCGGAAGCGATCACCCGTTTCTCCGAGATTCTTCGCGCCAAGGGGCTGCTGACGATGACGCGTCGCACCCGTGGCGAGGACATCGACGCCGCGTGCGGTCAGTTGGTGGGGAAGGTTCAGAGCAAGCAGAAGAAGCGCTTGGGTGACATTCTGGTGCGCGTGCAGTGAGGTTCGCTGCACGCGGTCTGCTGCTCGTTCTGATCACCACCGCGATCAGCGGCTGCGTCACCGAAACCACCGGCAATCTGCGTCCGCAGTCGCCGCCGGATCTGGTCGAAGCAGCGCGCATCAACACCCAGCTGGGCAGTGACTACGCCCGCCAGGGTCGCTACGACGTGGCCGAGGAAAAGCTGCGCAAGGCGGTCGAGCAGAACGAACGCTACGCCCCGGCACACACCGCGCTCGCCTATGTGCTGACCCAGACCGGCAACCGCATCGATGCCGAGCGCGAGTACCGCCGCTCGCTGGCGCTGGCGCCGAATGACGCCGGCACGCAC includes these proteins:
- the rlmN gene encoding 23S rRNA (adenine(2503)-C(2))-methyltransferase RlmN codes for the protein MSSAASPGSGVNPRVNLFGLDRAALREQFEKMGEAGFRADQVMLWIYRRGVSDFELMSNIGKALRARLAAHFVIRPPELVTEQVSVDGTRKWVLKLEQALGEKPGKPVTMIETVYIPEANRGTLCISSQAGCAMDCSFCSTAQGGFSRNMSTAEIVAQVWFAGKTLGGDFQNERVISNVVFMGMGEPLANYNNVLPAIRILLDDFGFGLSKRRVTVSTSGLVPFIDRLGGDVDTALAISLHAANDKLRDQLVPINKKYPIAELMEACKRYLAGKDRKSHIIYEYVMLDGVNDQPEHARELARLLNSQGQAAKVNLIPFNPFPEARYKRSTPEAITRFSEILRAKGLLTMTRRTRGEDIDAACGQLVGKVQSKQKKRLGDILVRVQ